The Mastomys coucha isolate ucsf_1 unplaced genomic scaffold, UCSF_Mcou_1 pScaffold11, whole genome shotgun sequence genome includes a window with the following:
- the Adm2 gene encoding protein ADM2 translates to MAQLLMVTVTLGCISLLYLLPGTLSGSLGKGLRLSRPREPPAKIPSNSLQPEHPSLRPAAWKPRHAPQPQGRGNRALAMVHLPQGGGSRHPGPQRHMGSRRPHAQLLRVGCVLGTCQVQNLSHRLWQLVRPAGRRDSAPVDPSSPHSYG, encoded by the exons ATGGCCCAGTTGCTGATGGTCACGGTAACCCTCGGTTGCATCAGCCTCCTCTACCTGCTCCCGGGCACGTTGTCTGGCAGCCTGGGCAAGGGACTGAGACTCTCCAGACCTAG AGAGCCCCCAGCCAAGATTCCTTCCAATAGCCTGCAGCCTGAACACCCTTCACTTCGACCTGCAGCCTGGAAGCCTCGTCATGCTCCCCAGCCACAGGGGAGGGGCAACCGGGCCCTTGCTATGGTTCATCTGCCTCAGGGTGGTGGCTCACGACACCCGGGTCCCCAGCGTCACATGGGATCCCGAAGACCCCATGCCCAGCTCCTGCGGGTTGGCTGTGTACTGGGTACATGCCAAGTCCAGAATCTCAGCCATCGCCTGTGGCAGCTTGTCCGGCCAGCTGGCCGGCGGGACTCGGCTCCTGTGGATCCTAGCAGCCCCCACAGTTATGGCTGA